A region from the Simiduia sp. 21SJ11W-1 genome encodes:
- a CDS encoding ACP phosphodiesterase, translating into MNYLAHLALSGPNPALRVGGFLGDWLKGPLHIHQQSWAPDILQGVALHRKIDAWVDQQAHTQAAITLLGPQLRRLAGPVLDITFDHFLARQFTRWHSQNLGEFCEEVHHQLAPHAKAMPEGAQRFLTRARDYQLFERYADQETYLGVIGSLRKRISRPQLLAGVEESLREQRPQLQAAFEALYPALQKFSEQARKKVSE; encoded by the coding sequence ATGAATTATCTAGCCCACCTCGCGCTCTCTGGCCCGAATCCGGCGCTGCGCGTAGGCGGCTTTTTAGGTGACTGGTTGAAAGGCCCGCTGCATATTCACCAACAAAGTTGGGCGCCTGACATTCTACAGGGCGTGGCACTGCACCGGAAAATTGACGCCTGGGTAGATCAACAAGCCCACACACAAGCCGCCATTACTTTGCTGGGGCCGCAATTACGACGGCTGGCAGGCCCGGTGCTAGACATCACCTTCGATCACTTTCTCGCCCGGCAATTCACCCGCTGGCACTCACAGAACCTCGGCGAATTTTGCGAAGAAGTGCATCATCAACTTGCACCACACGCCAAAGCGATGCCCGAGGGTGCCCAAAGGTTCTTAACCCGCGCACGAGATTACCAATTATTTGAACGCTACGCCGACCAGGAAACCTACTTGGGCGTTATAGGCAGCCTGCGCAAACGCATTTCCCGCCCACAACTGCTCGCAGGGGTTGAAGAATCACTGCGCGAACAACGCCCGCAACTACAGGCAGCCTTCGAGGCACTGTACCCTGCACTACAGAAATTCAGTGAACAGGCACGTAAGAAAGTTTCGGAATAA
- a CDS encoding DUF4349 domain-containing protein, producing the protein MMMGKLGIVLTMLVTLASCSADTSKVVQEDFVASGARMMASAPAPQAKEQSQYLAYEHSLTVSMAAASVPAAYEQLAAACREQPQALCTLLTANLHTGEFSSAHLRMRVAPDRVADTLASARTLGEVTHQNTQVDDLQSAVVDNDKRIEMLLRYRDKLEQLEQTSAEEVESLIRIASELSRVQSDLEYAQGEKARLLQRIDFQVVNIHLQTQTYTGFWAPIGHALGDFGEHLSEGIANTLIVVAYAIPGVIVLLVLLLLARVLWRKLR; encoded by the coding sequence ATGATGATGGGTAAATTGGGTATTGTTTTGACTATGCTGGTTACCTTGGCCAGCTGCAGTGCTGACACCAGCAAGGTGGTACAGGAGGATTTTGTGGCCTCTGGTGCGCGCATGATGGCATCGGCGCCGGCGCCACAGGCAAAAGAGCAAAGCCAGTACCTGGCCTATGAACACAGCCTCACCGTGAGCATGGCGGCCGCTAGTGTACCGGCTGCCTACGAGCAACTGGCGGCCGCCTGCCGTGAACAACCCCAAGCGCTGTGCACGCTATTAACTGCCAATTTGCATACGGGTGAATTTAGCTCTGCCCACTTGCGCATGCGCGTGGCACCCGATCGCGTGGCCGACACCCTTGCCAGCGCCCGTACACTGGGTGAAGTTACTCACCAAAACACCCAGGTAGATGATTTGCAAAGTGCCGTGGTGGATAACGACAAACGCATTGAAATGCTGTTGCGCTATCGCGACAAACTTGAACAACTGGAACAAACCTCGGCAGAGGAAGTGGAATCACTCATTCGCATTGCCTCTGAATTATCACGGGTGCAATCTGATCTTGAATACGCGCAAGGCGAAAAGGCGCGGCTGTTACAGCGCATAGATTTTCAGGTGGTTAATATTCATCTGCAAACCCAAACCTACACAGGGTTTTGGGCGCCCATTGGCCATGCCCTGGGTGATTTCGGCGAGCACTTGTCTGAAGGTATTGCCAACACCCTCATTGTGGTGGCCTACGCCATACCCGGCGTGATTGTACTGCTTGTGTTGTTGCTACTGGCGCGGGTATTGTGGCGAAAACTGCGCTAA
- a CDS encoding sterol desaturase family protein produces MRPELILIIAIYLAFAVVEAVRLGLFHKPEERPGDWQVELASTISLLLITQPGIILLVNFLGQAYFPTAGGLLHELHPVWQLAALLIIDDMSQYWWHRLSHQIPWLYKLHRPHHNAEYMSVRLVYRNNVFYYWMMPGIWGSAVLIYLGLGWVYAVYIVVKLTVTTGAHCAVPWDEKLYQIPALKHVMWLLERVISTPSTHSMHHGKHLADGITHYKGNYGNLLFLWDLLFGSARITRSRPKHFGVEGLADTTAAEQLFWPLVRSSASINEQVKRTASPTKR; encoded by the coding sequence ATGCGCCCTGAGCTAATTCTGATTATTGCAATTTACCTCGCCTTTGCCGTGGTTGAAGCTGTGCGCTTGGGGTTATTTCATAAGCCCGAAGAGCGGCCCGGCGACTGGCAGGTAGAGCTTGCCAGCACCATTTCGCTGCTGCTTATCACCCAACCGGGCATTATTTTGCTGGTAAATTTTTTGGGGCAAGCCTACTTTCCCACAGCAGGCGGCCTGTTACACGAGCTGCACCCCGTTTGGCAACTGGCGGCGCTCCTGATAATAGACGACATGAGCCAATACTGGTGGCACCGGCTATCACACCAAATACCTTGGCTGTATAAATTGCATCGCCCCCACCACAATGCCGAGTACATGAGTGTACGGCTTGTGTACCGCAACAACGTATTTTACTACTGGATGATGCCGGGCATCTGGGGCTCGGCGGTGCTCATTTATTTGGGGCTCGGCTGGGTGTACGCAGTTTACATTGTGGTGAAGCTCACGGTTACTACCGGCGCCCACTGCGCCGTGCCCTGGGATGAAAAGCTCTACCAAATTCCCGCACTCAAACACGTTATGTGGCTGTTGGAGCGCGTAATTTCTACGCCTTCAACCCACTCCATGCACCACGGCAAACATCTGGCCGATGGCATTACCCACTACAAGGGCAACTATGGCAATCTCTTATTTTTGTGGGATCTATTGTTCGGCTCTGCGCGCATAACCCGCTCGCGCCCAAAGCACTTTGGGGTAGAAGGGCTGGCCGACACCACCGCTGCCGAACAACTTTTTTGGCCACTTGTTCGAAGCTCTGCCTCTATTAACGAACAGGTTAAACGCACTGCATCACCCACAAAGCGCTAA